In Entomomonas moraniae, one DNA window encodes the following:
- a CDS encoding lipocalin-like domain-containing protein has product MTIKRVLFIASIIIFTAFRPAFAGDNAKQIQGIWQLVSYNIEVKATGEKFPPMGAHPSGYTIFTPEGRTWFMLTGDDRKPATTTEEKAKLLDTMVAYAGAYRIEGDKWITSVQVAWNPAWVGTEQARQFKIEGDKLQVLTPWRVMPNWADKGETRSIITFERFKQ; this is encoded by the coding sequence ATGACCATCAAAAGAGTTTTATTTATTGCATCTATCATCATTTTTACAGCTTTTCGCCCAGCATTTGCTGGAGATAATGCAAAGCAGATACAGGGTATTTGGCAACTAGTTTCTTATAATATTGAAGTAAAAGCTACAGGAGAAAAATTCCCTCCAATGGGTGCTCATCCTTCTGGATATACTATCTTTACTCCCGAGGGACGTACATGGTTTATGTTAACAGGCGATGATCGTAAGCCAGCTACAACAACCGAAGAAAAAGCAAAATTACTTGATACAATGGTTGCTTATGCAGGCGCTTATAGAATAGAAGGCGATAAGTGGATTACTTCTGTACAGGTTGCTTGGAACCCTGCATGGGTAGGTACGGAGCAAGCTCGTCAGTTTAAAATAGAAGGCGATAAGCTACAAGTATTAACTCCATGGCGTGTAATGCCTAATTGGGCTGATAAAGGAGAAACACGCAGTATTATTACTTTTGAGCGCTTTAAGCAATAG
- the recN gene encoding DNA repair protein RecN, producing MLTHLAIRNYAIVEYLDLELMSGMTVITGETGAGKSIMLDALGIALGDRCDNSVIRQGADKADILASFDLTHIPEAKAWLIEHDLANDDLCLLRRVINKDGRSRGYINGTPCPLGQLKLLGEFLIDIHSQHEHQSLLKLETHRQLLDDYAGSTALADKVKHTALQWKQLQQKTHNLSSNSAEQQAKQQLLSYQLDELEKLALAENEVELLETEQKNLSQSDSILSACQQVLDMCANDEANILSVLGASVRRLSSFKEPIDGLSEATMMLSNAQIQLEEAITEINHFVDHFDADPQRQQQVEDRLDTIYSLARKHHVQPNELHVLTQQLQEELASIESGDEQLETLYENLEKLGKDYQKLAIQLSAQRKKAAESLAKAVQKEMQTLGMPGGLFNIVLKEMDLSEPSVQGLETIEFLVSGNPGQPVRALSKVASGGELSRISLAIQVITAQTSRVPTLVFDEVDVGIGGPTAEIVGKLLRKLGEKGQVLTVTHLPQVAAQGHHHLFVHKERTKNSTQTAVSLLDQTQRIEEVARMLGGVDLTKESLAHAEKLLQDSQK from the coding sequence ATGTTAACGCATCTTGCTATTCGAAATTACGCAATTGTTGAGTATCTGGACTTGGAGTTGATGTCGGGAATGACGGTCATTACAGGTGAAACAGGTGCTGGTAAATCTATTATGCTAGATGCATTAGGTATTGCTTTAGGTGATCGTTGTGATAATAGTGTGATACGTCAAGGTGCGGATAAGGCAGATATTTTAGCCAGTTTTGATTTAACCCATATTCCTGAAGCTAAAGCATGGTTAATTGAGCATGATTTGGCCAATGATGATTTATGCTTATTACGACGTGTGATTAATAAAGATGGCCGTTCGCGAGGCTATATTAACGGAACTCCTTGTCCTTTAGGCCAATTAAAGTTATTGGGTGAGTTTTTGATTGATATTCATAGCCAGCATGAACATCAGTCACTGTTAAAATTAGAGACTCATCGCCAGTTATTAGATGATTACGCCGGGAGTACTGCCTTAGCAGATAAGGTTAAGCACACAGCCTTACAGTGGAAACAATTGCAGCAAAAAACACATAATCTATCTAGCAATAGTGCCGAGCAACAAGCTAAACAGCAATTATTAAGTTATCAGTTAGATGAGTTAGAAAAACTAGCTTTGGCTGAGAATGAGGTTGAGCTGTTAGAGACTGAGCAAAAGAACTTAAGTCAGTCAGACAGTATTTTAAGCGCTTGTCAGCAAGTATTGGATATGTGTGCCAATGATGAGGCAAATATTTTATCTGTGCTTGGTGCCAGTGTTCGCCGTTTAAGTAGTTTTAAAGAACCAATTGATGGTTTGTCAGAAGCTACGATGATGTTAAGTAATGCACAAATTCAATTGGAAGAAGCCATTACAGAAATTAATCACTTTGTTGATCATTTTGATGCAGACCCACAACGTCAACAACAAGTGGAGGATCGTTTAGATACGATTTATAGTCTTGCTAGAAAACATCATGTTCAGCCTAATGAGCTCCACGTATTAACTCAGCAATTACAAGAAGAATTGGCGAGTATCGAATCAGGAGATGAGCAATTAGAAACCTTATATGAGAATTTAGAAAAGCTAGGGAAGGATTATCAAAAATTAGCTATTCAGCTATCGGCACAACGTAAAAAAGCAGCTGAATCATTGGCTAAGGCAGTTCAAAAAGAAATGCAGACCCTTGGTATGCCAGGGGGCTTGTTTAATATTGTTTTAAAAGAAATGGATTTATCAGAGCCTTCTGTACAGGGCTTAGAAACAATAGAGTTTTTAGTTAGTGGTAATCCGGGTCAGCCAGTTCGAGCATTGAGCAAAGTGGCATCAGGTGGTGAGCTCTCTCGAATCAGTTTAGCCATTCAAGTGATTACTGCTCAAACCTCTCGTGTTCCAACTTTAGTTTTTGATGAGGTGGATGTAGGGATTGGAGGACCTACTGCTGAAATAGTAGGTAAATTACTGCGTAAATTAGGTGAGAAAGGTCAAGTTTTAACCGTAACGCATTTGCCTCAAGTAGCGGCACAGGGGCATCATCATCTATTTGTTCATAAAGAGCGAACTAAAAAT
- a CDS encoding lysophospholipid acyltransferase, which translates to MKKFRGRFAVGFIRLLALLPWGGVQRVGGFVGLLMWIFPNRSKQVALINLAKCFPELSPKEIHKLAKQTLINQGKTMAESACAWCWPPEKTLKYIKQVEGLEFLKNAIESGKGAVGITSHLGNWEILNHYYSSYCNPVIFYRPPKLKELDEFLKKRRVQMGNRVAPSTKEGILSVIKEIRRGGCAGIPADPEPSRSSGVFVPFFATQALTSKFVPSMVTEKKAIAFVGHAIRLDDGSGYKVIFEEAPETIYSKDLTEGTETMGQIIENCVKRWPTQYMWSMKRFKQRPEGEARWY; encoded by the coding sequence GTGAAAAAATTTAGAGGCCGATTCGCTGTAGGATTTATCCGTTTATTAGCATTACTTCCATGGGGAGGCGTACAAAGAGTAGGTGGCTTTGTAGGACTCCTTATGTGGATATTTCCTAATCGCTCTAAGCAAGTCGCATTAATCAATCTCGCTAAATGTTTTCCTGAGCTATCGCCCAAAGAAATCCATAAACTAGCCAAGCAAACCCTTATCAATCAAGGAAAAACTATGGCAGAAAGTGCCTGTGCTTGGTGCTGGCCACCTGAAAAAACCCTAAAATACATAAAGCAAGTAGAAGGTTTAGAGTTTTTAAAAAATGCTATTGAGTCTGGTAAAGGTGCTGTAGGCATTACAAGCCATCTAGGTAATTGGGAAATTCTTAATCATTATTACTCTAGCTATTGTAACCCTGTTATTTTCTATCGTCCCCCAAAATTAAAAGAGCTTGATGAATTCTTAAAAAAGCGCCGTGTACAAATGGGCAATCGGGTAGCTCCCTCAACCAAAGAAGGTATCTTAAGTGTTATTAAAGAAATACGTAGAGGTGGTTGTGCGGGTATACCAGCAGACCCGGAGCCCTCTCGCTCATCTGGAGTATTCGTTCCCTTTTTCGCAACCCAAGCGCTAACCAGTAAATTTGTACCCAGCATGGTCACAGAAAAAAAAGCGATTGCGTTTGTTGGGCACGCCATCCGCTTAGATGACGGTTCTGGTTACAAAGTCATTTTTGAAGAAGCACCAGAGACCATCTATAGCAAAGACCTTACAGAAGGTACAGAAACCATGGGGCAAATTATTGAAAACTGTGTAAAACGTTGGCCTACACAATATATGTGGAGCATGAAGCGATTTAAACAGCGCCCAGAAGGAGAAGCCCGCTGGTATTAA